In the genome of Phocoena sinus isolate mPhoSin1 chromosome 15, mPhoSin1.pri, whole genome shotgun sequence, the window TTTCTGGCGGCTGAGCGGGGCCTTCCCACTCCTCACACTATTACATTCGttcaggaggagggaagggaggataATGGCCTCTGGCCACCGCAGGTCCCCCGcactcccctctgctccccagccctCAGTCAGCCGAGGTTGGGTCACAGAGCCTTGCTGGGAAGCTCTGGGGTGTCCTCCCCAGCACTCTGCACATCCCTGTGGCCTTTCTCTTCCAGCCTGATCCTCACCCCATTCTCCCAAAGTGGTGCCTTTGGCTCCAGACAGGAAAGGGGAGGTGTTAGGGGCAGGCCCTAGGCAGGTGGCACCTGTGCCAGGTTTGTGGGACTGGGAGCCAGGTCTCCTCTGGCCCTGCCTGAAGCCAGCACTGCCCTCGCCTTCCCGTTAGCAATTGACCTCCTGAATTGGAGGTCCTGTTCCTTGGCTGGGCTTCAGGGCACATGTGGGCAGGGGTGTGGAGCCACCCGTCCCCAAGGCACTGGCAGGAATGCTCAGGGCCTAGAACCTGAGGGGAGAGCGCTGAGTGCAGCTGAGAGGTGGGACACATCCTCTGGGCCAGTGCCCAGTGGGGCCCTCACCCtgccctgcttccttcctcaTCCTGTAGAGTGAAGTCAGAGGCCATCATTGCCCACCGTGAACCCAAAGAAGAGGTGGAGGATGTAAGCAGCTATCTCTGTACAGAATTGGTATATTCCACTATTAACATGTGGGCATGGGGGGTGGGCAGTGTGGGCGGTCTTCCCGGGGATGTGCTAGTTCTTCTGGGTCTCTGGCTCCTCCTCACCCCTCCTGTGTGATGACTGCACCCAGCAGCAGCCCCACCACCCCACTGCCCCGGTGACTTCGTACTGTCAGAACCAGCCCCCTCTCTGCGGGATGCCCCCTTACCTAGGTCCTAGCAGATGTGGATTGCACTGTCACAAGTGGGGTCTCCCTGCTTACCGGCCCAACTGCTGCCCCCCAGACAGAACAGTTTGAGTACCTGAGGCCCTCAGATGCCTCATCTGTCCTCACAAACCCCCGGAGATGCATGGAATGTTCTGAGGAAAGCCCTAGGAGTGGCTGTAGGGAAGGGTTTGTAGGGGTGTTTGGCCTTCCCAGATCCTCTCCAGAATAGGGGCCCCAGCCCAGCGACCTGGCCGCCTTCCTTACAGATAAAGCAGGCATGGGTCTTTTAAGCCAAGGTGAAGTTTGGACGCCGACCTCACCACTCATCCACTGTTATTTTGGGGGTTGTGGGATGCACGTAACAGGATGCCGATCCCATAGCAGTCACTTGGGAAACTGTAGCTGTTCACCTTGCTCATCCTGCGCAGCCCTTCACCTCCAAATACTATAGGAAAGAAACAAAGCCGCAGGTGTATTAGGCAGCTGCGGCTCCTCAAGGCCCTCCCACTCGGGCATGGAGGGCACCTGATTGGTGCCTTGACCTCCTGGTGGGGGGCCTGGGGCTGCCGATGCTCCTGTGAACTCCGAGTGCCGGTGGTGGGGGCACGAGGGGagggcagcccagggcagggctgcgTAAGGAGACAGTCCTGCCAGGGACAGCAGATCCCATGCAGATCCGCCGGTACAAGTGTCCAGCTCTGAGGCAGTGACCAGGGTCCTGCTCGCCAGACCTTCCCCAGAACCTTTCTTCCTGCTATGCCACCGTGGGCCAGTCCCACCTGTTAGCATTGACCGGTGGCATTTGGGATTGCCAGGGTGTCTGGGAGCTTGTAGGAAAACACACTGTGTGTGTTGTACCCCTCGAGTGTGTCATGTGACCTTCTGGAAAGAAGGGGGGCCCTTTCGGGGTGGTGGCTCCTGTTCCtgtgcccacccctccccaccgcGTTTGCCTGAAGCTCTGTGGGAAAGCGCCCTTGGGTGCGCCCACTCCCGGAGGCGGCCCCTTGCTGGCTGAGCAGCGGCACTCTCCCCGCAGGACAAAATCCCCATGGCGCAGCGCCGCCGCTTCACGCGTGTGGAGATGGCCCGCGTGCTCATGGAGCGCAACCAGTACAAGGAGCGGCTGATGGAGCTGCAGGAGGCCGTGCGGTGGACCGAGATGATCAGGTGGGCCTCCCGGCTCTTGTGGGCTCCAGAAGACATGCTCCCATCTCCATCTGTGAGCTGTGGTCGCTCTAGGAGGTCCTGGGGATGGGATTGAGGCTGACCACCCCTACACCTCCCTCTCTTCCGGGAGAATTAAGGGTGTCGGGTCATCCCTGGTAGAAGCCTGCAGGGGGCCAGCAGAACTGGGCCTCTGGTGCAGCCCTGGCCAGTGGATGTACCTGGTTTGTTGGGGCCAGTGCACCGGGGTCTCTCTAGGAAGTTACGGGTGACTCGCCTGGGACCCCCTCTTGTCTGATGCTCCAGTCCGTGTGTCCATGGGGAGGGTCCCAAGCAAGGGAGGCAAGAGGGGCCCGGTGAGAGGGGGGCTTGGTTGGACTGGGTGGGCATGGCTGAGTGGGGCCTCTCCCCCTGCCATCCCCTGTAGAGCATCCCGAGAGCATCCATCTGTCCAGGAGAAGAAGAAGTCCACCATCTGGCAATTGTGAGTTGGGGGCACTGGGAGGGCACTGGCAGTGGCTGCTGGGGAGGTCTCCCCTCAGGCCACCCCTCACCCCCTATGCTTCGGCTGGCAGCTTCAGCCGCCTCTTCAGCTCCTCCTCAAGCCCCCCTCCGGCCAAGCGGTCCTACCCCTCCGTGAATATCCATTACAAGTCACCCACCACGGCTGGCTTCAGTCAGCGCCGCAGCCACGCCATGTGCCAGATCTCCGCCGGCAGCCGGCCCCTGGAGTTCTTCCCAGATGAGTGAGTTTCCCaggcctgccctgcccttccccGCTGGCCTGCACAGGGGGAGTCCCTGTGTcccagggcccctcccctccaggctcTGAAGCAGGACCGGTTTCCACCTTGCTGCTCTGGCGGCTGTGCTCAGGGGATGGGGTCCGTAGTGGGAAGGACACTGACCAGGCATCAGGGGTCACGACTTCTCCGTGCACACCGTGTTTACCCTTCCACCCCCAGTGGGAGCATTGGATGTCCCTCAGCAGAGGCTGTGCTCCCCCACAGTCCCTCCGCTTAGTCCCAGAGGCCTGCGCCTCGCTCCTCGGGTGACCCCTAGCAGGCAGCCCGCAGCCATTTCAGGTGCCACCAGGGCTGTGGGTCCCTGCCAGCTGGCCCAGGGCAACGGCTGGATGTGGCCTCCAAGCCTAGAGCTGGGGAGAACCCCCTGCCGTCAGATGGGCACCCGGCAGGGGCGGTCCAGGTCCAGCAGGGAGAGCTCCGGGGCGGCAGGCGTGCTCCCTGCAGATGCAGTAACCTGCCCTTCCTCTGCCAGCGACTGCACATCCTCTGCAAGGCGGGAGCAGAAGCGTGAGCAGTACCGCCAGGTGCGCGAGCACGTGCGCAATGACGACGGGCGGCTGCAGGCCTGTGGCTGGAGCCTACCAGCCAAGTACAAGCAGGTGCTGGGCGCAGGGCAGCAGGGGGGGCGATGCAGGCAGGGAGACCCTGGGGAGCCCCGTACGCGCCCAGGGCCCCAAGTCCAAAACCCGGAGGACCGGGTAGTGGACTGCAGCCCCACACATGTGAGCCGGCCAGGCCTGGCGCCCACAGCGCCCCTCTGCCTTGTTCCTGCAGCTGAGTCCCAACGGGGGCCAGGAGGACACCCGCATGAAGAACGTGCCCGTCCCCGTGTACTGCCGCCCTCTGGTGGAGAAGGACCCGACCATGAAGGTGAGCCCTGCGGAAAGCGCGAGGCTGGGAGAGGTCCCGCTGCCCCAGAAGCCCATGAGGCTGGACCTCATGGCCCTGTCCTCCCAGCTGTGGTGTGCCGCGGGCGTCAACCTGAGCGGCTGGAAACTGAGTGACGATGACCCCGGGAATGGAGTCAAGCCTGTGCCAGGCCACGACCCTCTGACCTGCGACCGGGAAGTAGAAGGAGAGACCAAGAGCAACCACGCGTCCCCCGAGAAGAAGAAGGTCAGAGtggcaggcagggccagggccatcTTCTGCTTCTGCCATCCCGATGGCTCTGCTATGACTAGTCTGGGTGGGAGTGACAGAAACGGAGGACAGCTGGGGACAGTGGCGGGAGACTGGGGTGGCCCGGCCCCCCGCCGGTAGGTGGGGCAGCAAGGAGGAGCGGAGGCTCAGGGCAGCCAGGCTGGAGCAGGTCTGTGCCTGCCCAGGAGCCGTGTGAGGGGCTTAGTGCCTGGAGGCTTCACTTTCTGTCCCGGCTCGATGTGGGGGCCAGTGACTTAATCACCGGGAGCTCAGCCTTCCTCTGAGGAAGGGAAGCCATGAGTGCCACGACCTAGGCACAATGTGCAGTTCAGAGTTCTCACCGTCCTGGCGACAAGGGAGGACATTCAGGTCCCCTAAGGCCACGGGTAAGGCTAGATCCTGAGAGTCCAAGATCCCCCACTCGCCCCCCATTGCTGCTACAGTAGTGAGCACTCAGGCACCAGCCCGTCCCTGTGCTCGGAAACAGGCAAAGGAGCTCCCCGAGGCGGACGCCACCTCCAGCCGCGTGTGGATCCTCACCAGCACCCTGACCACCAGCAAAGTGGTGATCATCGATGCCAACCAGCCGGGCACCGTCGTGGACCAGTTCACCGTGTGCAATGCCCACGTCCTATGCATCTCCAGCATCCCTGGTGAGTGCTGGGCCCCTGCTGCTGGCCGGGAGTCAATGCGGAGCGTCCAGGGAGGAGCTGTCTGAGCCTTCTGCTCAGTCCTGTTAATGATGCAGGAGGAGACCCCTGTATGACGCTCACCCGGTGACAAGGAGATGGGGTGGCATCACAAacagcccctcccttccccctgcaCCCTCACCGGGACTGGAGCTCTGGGTAGGGTCCTGTCATGGGGGCTTCTCAGCGCGGGGTGACGGGGCTGTGACTCTCCCTCCAGCGGCCAGCGATGGTGACTATCCTCCGGGGGAGATCTTCCTGGACAGCGACGTGAACCCTGAGGACTCTAGTGCAGACGGCGTGCTGGCCGGCATCACCCTGGTGGGCTGTGCCACCCGCTGCAACGTGCCACGCAGCAACTGCTCCTCCCGTGGGGACACCCCAGTGCTGGACAAGGGCCAGGGTGAGTCCTGGGCCTGAGCCCGGGCAGCCGTCTTCTCTCACCCAGCCAAGCTCACCCCTCCCTTCCACAGGGGAGGTGGCTGCTGTCGCCAATGGGAAGGTCAACCCATCTCAGTCCACGGAGGAGGCCACGGAGGCCATGGAGGTGCCAGACTCTGGGCCCAGTGAGGCAGAGGCAGCTGCGGTGCGGCCTGGGCCCCTCACAGAGCACGTCTTCACCGACccggcccctgccccacccaccagcaccCAGCCTGACAGGTGGGCTCTCTCAGGATGGggcagcaggggaggaggggagcggGGACtggcagaggtgggcagggacGGGCTTCCATGGGCTGCCCTGGAGCCGCCATCCTCCCTGCAGTGAGAACGGGCTGGAGACGGACGTGAGCGGTGTGCAGCCTGAGCCGGAGCCCAGTGGGGACGCCGCGGGGGCCAGCAGCAGTGCTGCACCCACCATGTGGCTGGGAGCCCAGAACGGCTGGTAGGCTGGGCCTTGGGGGCCGGGATGGAGAGGGTCCCCTGGGCGAGCCCCCACCCACCGTGCCTCCTCCCGCAGGCTCTACGTGCACTCGGCTGTGGCCAACTGGAAGAAGTGTCTGCACTCCATCAAGCTGAAGGACTCCGTGCTGAGCCTGGTGTGCGTAACCCCCGCCGGGGGCCAGGGTCGGGTTGGGAGGGCCGAGGGCAGCCGGCCTGAGCCTGGCTCACCACCTTCCCATTGCAGGCACGTAAAAGGGCGAGTGCTGGTGGCTCTGGCCGATGGGACCCTGGCCATCTTCCACCGAGGTGAAGGTGAGGCCTGGCACGGTGGGTGGGGGAGCAGCATCTGACGTCCAGGCAGGGCGTGAACCACCCGCACCGTGAGCAGAGGTGGCCTGGCCAGGCCTGAGCAGGGGTCGCGGGCTCTCTACAGACAGCCAGTGGGACCTGAGCAACTATCACCTGATGGACCTGGGCCACCCACACCACTCCATCCGCTGCATGGCCGTCGTGTATGACCGCGTCTGGTGCGGCTACAAGAACAAGGTGCATGTCATCCAGCCCAAGACGATGCAGATTGAGGCAAGTGCAGGCTGGGGCTTCCACACACCTTCTAATGGACTCTGGTGGGGGCTTCGTGGGGTCAAAGGAAATGCACTTAGGGAAGTGACTGGTTCATCCAAGGTCACGGGCCAACAAAGGGCAGCTGGGCTGTGAATGCCTGTCTTTCTGGAGCCCACCTGCTGCTTCTCTCTGAAACAAGCAGATGGGTGTCTGAATGGGCTCCCCCGCACCTCCCTCAGGCACTgctgtggggtggggctggggtgctgGGGCTCCTCCTAGGAGCCAGGACCCAAGGGAGCAAAGAGGCCCTAGAAAGGTGCCCATGAGCTGCTTCAGGGACTCTTGGCCATGGCAGCTTCAGGGCCCCCCACCCCATTGACGGGCTGCCCTGACCCCACAGAAGTCGTTCGACGCCCACCCACGGCGGGAGAGCCAGGTACGGCAACTGGCGTGGATTGGTGATGGGGTGTGGGTGTCCATCCGCCTGGACTCCACGCTGCGGCTCTACCACGCCCACACCCACCAGCACCTGCAGGACGTGGATATTGAGCCCTACGTCAGCAAGATGCTGGGTGAGGGGCCACCCCAGCCGGGcatgtgggggcagggagggtccCCCGAGCCCTCCCCGCTgacccgcctccccccacccccagggacagGCAAGCTGGGCTTCTCCTTCGTGCGCATCACAGCCCTGCTCATCGCAGGCAACCGCCTCTGGGTGGGCACCGGCAACGGAGTTGTCATCTCCATCCCGCTGACTGAGAGTGAGTGACCCACAGACATCTGTAGAAATGGCCTGGCTGCCACTCACAGGCGCATGTCAGGGTCCCAGGGGCAGGTGCGCTCTGCCAGGACAGAGGAGGACGCGGGCTGCCCTAGCCGCAGCCCTCCTCAGCCAGTCCCTCCTGtgacttctttcctctctcttccatgctccgcccctcacctcccccagcTGTGGTCCTGCACCGAGGCCAGCTCCTGGGGCTCCGAGGTAAGTCCAGAGCGCCTGCCTCCTGCTCTCAGAAGGAAGCCCCCCACTGTGGACACACTGGGGGCTGAGGCTGCCCTTGCCCCTCGGACTGGCTCTGGCACCAGGCAggccccaccctctgcccccgGCTGCTGGAAAACTGGTCCTCCCAGTCAGCAGGTTCAGCCCCTCCGGGACCCTCTCTCTCCAGCCAACAAGTCGTCCCCCACATCTGGGGAGGGGGCCCGCCCAGGAGGCATCATCCACGTGTACGGAGACGACAGCAGTGACAAATCAGCCAGCAGCTTCATCCCTTACTGCTCCATGGCCCAGGCTCAGCTCTGCTTCCACGGGCACCGTGACGCTGTCAAATTCTTTGTCTCCGTGCCAGGTGAGGGGCCGGGCCCCACTCCCCGCAGGGCTGCAGCCGCGGCCTCCCTTCAGGAGCCTGTGGGGGGGGCGCTCTGGCTGCCCCGCTGAGGTCCCTGTGCCCCGATGACAGGGAACGTGTTGGCCACTCTCAACGGCAGCGTGCTCGACAGCCCCTCCGAGAGCCCCGGGCCCACTGCCCCCACCGCAGACACCGAGGCCCAGAAGCTGAAGAACGTGCTGGTGCTTAGCGGCGGGGAGGGCTACATTGACTTCCGCATCGGTAAGTGGGTGCTGCTGGGGCCCCAGGTGTCCCCGGACAGGGGTGGCCCCTTCATGGCAGCTGTGCTCTCTCCAGGTGACGGAGAAGACGATGAGCCCGAGGAGGGTGCAGGGGACGTGAGCCAAGTGAAGCCCCTGCTGTCCAAGGCCGAGCGCAGCCACATCATCGTGTGGCAGGTGTCCTACACCCCCGAGTGAGGCTGCGGCCTGCCGTCACCCCGCCCCGCCTGATGCCATCTGCCACATGTACATACAGCCCCGCCCACCTGCCCACCACCCACCCAGGGGGCAGCCTGCCCGCAGGCAGCCAGGTGCCCGTCCACCCCACTTCTAGCCTCTCAACCTGCAGCTTTCACCTTCGGTCCGGGCCTCCCCATGAGCTGGCAGAGAGCATAGGGTCTGGCTGGGAGCGAGTAGTGGGGTGGCATCCTGaccagggaggggcagagcctCTTGGGACACCCTCTCCCCAGCAGCTCCTGGCTGGCACCCAGCCCAAAGCCCTCCAGGCCCGAGGGCACTTCAGGGCCAGAGCGAGGCAGAACCCCAGGGTGGGTCgggccagggaagcccctacaggtGGCTCCGAGCTCCACCCTGGGCTCCCCACTCCAGTCACTCATTCCCAGGATCTCTCCAGGGAGTCAAGCAGGGACTTCACCGCGCTAAGTCTTCCCACCCTGAGTCCACTTGCCTTTGGCTGCTGCCCATGGGAGTGGGGATCCAACCCTCAGGGAGTTGGCCCAGTTGCTAGCCTTCCCtgggctccccctcccccatccctaccGCCCTGGGAACTGGCATGAAAGCATGTAACCAGGCTCCCTGGGGCAGCTGCCTGAGAAGACAGACACACACCCTCATCCCGCTCAAGCCCCATGATCGTCCTGTGTGGCGGGCTCTCACTGGCCCTCACTGACCTGTGTCCTCCCCGACCTTGCTAACTCTCCGTGGGTGAACACCCACCTTGTAGGAGCAGGCCCCTTGAGTCCCACCCCTCCCGGAAGCCCCTAGGGTGGAATTTCTCAGGCTGCCAGGGCAGGCCCAAGCCTCAGGAAGAAGGGGAGGCCCCTGGTCTCTCCCGGGGTCAGTCCTTGGATGTAGGCTCAGCCTCAGGGTGATGGGGAAAGGTGTGCTCCAGGGCCTGCCTCCTGTGCAGTCTCCAAGGAGCCCAGCTCCCAAGACACGCTACTAAGTGCCTAGGGATAAGCGGTGTGGCCTGCTCCCTTGAGGGCATCTGATGATAGGCCACCGAGCAGAGGCCCAAGGGTTAAGGACAGGAGCCGCCTCCAGCCGGCTCTTGGCGATGGCGCGTGTCTGCTTTGAGGGGCACCGCCCTGGACTGCCAACTCCCCCACCTACCCAGGCCTTATTCCTGTTCCTCGAGGCACCGATCAGGGCAGCCCCGGGCACTgctgcccacccacctcccaccagAGAAGCACAGATCTTGGGCAGCCATCCCACGAGCCCAGCTGGCCACCGCTGCAGCCACCAGCAGCTGCAGGCTTCTCCCCACCACCCTGTCACTCTCCACTGTGATGTACGTCAAGTCCCTTGTCTGTCCTCACAGGGCCTGAAGTGACTCGGGGGTTAGCTGGGTGGGTGCAACTGGGTGACACGATTCTCCTCAGGCTTTGGCCCTGCAAGTGAACCTACATATCTGCTCTGTAAGTAATAAATGTCTTAACATCATGCTTCTGTGTCCCTGAGCCCAAACCAACTCGAGCACAAAAGTTTTCctcaatttattataaaaagaagtaCTGGGACAAGCAAAGTACTACGGTGGCACCCTGCCGCATTCCAGACGTGCTGTAAACAGGCGCAGGCCGGGCTGGGCCTCCTGAGAACCTCAGCCGGACAGTAAGGCCTGTAGCAACCAGAGCTCCGCAGGCGTGCACCAGTTGCCCTCCTGTGCCCCCTGCCACAGGAAGGGTATTCTGAGCTCCTAGGGGTTGGGTCCACACGTGTGCACACCTCCGGGGCCTGGAGGATGCGGAATCACCCACAGCCCACTGCAGACGGGCACATCTGCCCGACCGGCTACTCGTACAGCCAGTGCCCGGCGCTGTCCTCCCAGCACAGAAGCTCGTCTGCGCGGAACCAGAGCGCTATCTCGCGGCGGGCGCTCTCCACCGAGTCGCTGCCGTGAATCACGTTCCTGTGCAGGAGAGGCGCGGGTGAGCACAGGCCCGGAGCAGAGCTCGGGCAGAGAGCCCCGCGCAGCCCGGTTCGGGGAGTTGGAACCGGCCTTACTTGCCGACCTCGATGCAGAAATCGCCACGGATGGTACCGGGCGTGGCGTCGGCCGGGTTCGTGGCCCCGATGAGCGCCCGCGAAGCGCGCACAACGTCCAGACCCTGCCACACCTGCAGACGGGGCCCGGGGTCAGCACGGGGTCAGCGCGCCTCCCTCCCGCCAGCCAGCACTCACCATGGCCACCACCGGCCCGGAGCCCATGTACTTGACCAGGCGCCCGTAGAAAGGGCGCTCACGCAGCTCGGCGTAGTGCTGGCGCAGCAGCTCCTCcgaggcctggggagggaggggggaagggacgCGTGCTCCTGGGACCCCCATCCCCCACGCGCGGGGACCCCGTCtccccctgcaccccaccccgcGGCGCTCCCCACGCCCGGGGATCTCTCCCCAACAACCCCGTCACGCTCCCCACGCCTGGGGACCCCGGCCCTCACCAGCACCAGCTTCAGCGCCACCAGCTTGAAGCCCTTCCTCTCGAAGCGCCGAACGATCTCGCCCACGAGCCGCCGCTGCACGCCGTCAGGCTTCACGGCCAGGAAGGTGCGCTCGTGCACGCCGGTGTACGCTGTGGGAACCGCCGGAGTAGGGGCGCATCAGACCCGGCCGCACCCCCTAcccgccccgcccggcccgcGCCGCTCACCCGCCGGGAAGAGGTTGGCAAAGATGGTCAGCACCAGGCAGATCATGATGGCGGCAACGGGGCTCGGGCGGCTCGAGGGCCGGGGCGGGGGAGACGcgcgggccggggcggggcctgTGCTTAAAGTCGCCTGGTCGCCGGGCGCCGCCACCTCGGCGGACGCGGAGAAGGGGTGCCTGTCGTTCACGCCGACGCCGGGACCTCTGCGGCCGCGCCTGTGACTCCCGAATTCCCTCGGGTCTCCCCACCACCGGGCGCCTGCGCGGAACTCCTCTCACCACCCGGCCGTAAGCAGCAGTGTCAGCCAGCTCCTCccccacagccctgccaacagCCCGCTTTGGTACCCCAAACTCAAAGAAGTCACAACCCAGGGCTGCTTCATGTGCCTTTATTCGCGTTCAGTTTCTACCTGGGTCCCGGCAGAGGCAACAGGTCATAGAGAGGGAAGCCAGCGTGGAAGTGACAGGAGCCAGCAGCGGGGCTCCAAACCTGCGGGCCCTGCTGCTTCCGGCTTTCCCCCAGCAGCCACCTCCTAAGAGGCCCCCTCAGTCAGATCTGCGTGTTGGGGCAGCAGGGACAGAGGAAAGACACAAGGTGCAAGGTCTGACCCCACCCTTTTCCAAGAAAATGTAGAACCTCAACAAGTCACGGGGAGGTAGGATCCAAGCTCCCAGGGAGCTGATTCAGGTGTAACCGAAAATGGTGGCCACTGCCTTGCACCCCTGCGGCAGCCTGCCCGCTCTGGCATTTTAGACTGCAGTGCCCTTGGTCTTTCTCTTCGACTCCTGGTTCTCAGGATAGTCCCAGGGATCAATGCGTATCCTCTTCAGATTGAGCATGGGCTCCTCCGTGCTGGTGTCTCCATTTCTCTGTCGCTCTGCTAGAATCATTGCGCGGAGGAGCGGCGGGTAGGGCACAGTGCGCAGAGTGTCCTCCGGCGCCGGCGTGAAAGCGGTGAAGGCCTCCTCCTCGTGCTTGGGCACCAGCCGCCAGTCGTGGTACATGACCTGTTCTATCTCCCGAGCCTCACTCTCCGTCTTTCCTGGGGAAAGAAGAACGAGGCTTCTTGCACACACGTTGACGGAACAATCTGTTGCCGGCAGCCTCCTCACCGGGTTTGGACGCCTTACCTTTGAAGGTCAGGACGCCCCAAGCCTTCCCGTGGTCCAAGTTCTGCAAAGCAAGTGGGGAGGAGATCAGCTCAGAAAGCTCGCTTGCCCAGGGATCGGGCGACAGGATATCCCGTCCCACAAAGTCGCGCGCAGGGGAGACAGTGGTGCCCCGCGGTGCCGGGAGCTGAGGGGTGGGCACCGTGCATGCACCTGCGCCGTGTAGTCGGGCCGGACCCGCGTGAGGCGCCAGTAGCACGGCTCGTCGTGCTGCCACAGCCAGGACTTGCGCGTGACAAGGCGGCCCAGGCCGAAGAGCGGGAGGCGGCCAAGCAACTGTAGGAGGCGGCTCTCGCGGCGCACATCGGCCCAGGCTCGCGCGGGCAGCTTGCGGCCCGACTGCGGCCGCGTCAGCGTCTCGTAGTCCAGGGCGTAGCGCTCCGAATCGCGCGGCCGCTCCCGCTGCTCGCGCAGGGCCCGCACGCGGCGGGCCAGCTCGGCGATCAGCCGCGGCCGCACCTTCTTCCGCGCCATGGCCGGGCAGCCTCCGCGCTCCGGCCGGAAGATGCCACCGCGCGCCGCGGGGCGCGCCCGACGCCGGAAGCGGCGGGTGTCCCCCGCAAATGCGTCCGGGCGCTGCCGGAAGGGGAGAAGAGGCCGGGCGGGCCGTGGCGAGGGCTGGGTctgggagggctgggggctcGCGCCGGGGCCGGGGATAGCTGCAGCCCCCGACCTGGGAGATGTCGGACTCGGACATCGAGGGCCCCGCGGGCGAGGAGGCCGCCGCCAGGGTTCGAGACCCGGCGGAAGAGCGCAGGGCGGCGGCCGAGGTGCTGCGGCGGCTGCGGCCCGAGCAAGCCGTGCGGCGCCTGGCGGTGCTCGTGGACCCAGGTGCGGGCGGGCGCGGGCAGCGGCCCGGGATGGGGAGCTCGGCCTTGAGGAGCTTGTTTATCTGCGCTCTGGGAGCCGGACGGGAATCAGTTGTTGGTAACACGCTGTGCAGGCTGTGGGGCTGCTGTCCCCACCCAAGTAGTGTCCTGTCGTGGGGGAAAGAAGGAGTGACAGCTGACTGTCCCTTTGCTCCATCCAGCCATTCTGGAAGATGCCGGTGCCGACATCCTGATGGAGGCTCTGGACGCCCTGAGCTGTGAGTACCGCGTGGAGCCCGAACGCCCTGCATGGAGCCTGAACGCCCTGCATGGAGCCTCAGGTGGAGCAGAGTGAAGCCAGACCCTTGCTCCCTCAGTGTGAGTGTCCTGGGTTTACGGAATGCAGCCCTGGGTTGGATGTTTTATGTGACAAAGCTCTTTTGAGAGGCAGCTGCAGCAATTGTGCACGTTTTACATACCAGTAAACTGAGAACGGGGAACGCTGAGTGAGTGATGCACAGGCCACTTTTGGTAAGTTGCGGGCTGGGAGCCAGAGCCTGAACG includes:
- the MAPK8IP3 gene encoding C-Jun-amino-terminal kinase-interacting protein 3 isoform X7, with amino-acid sequence MVRAQMGGKLMPAGDHWHLSDLGQLQLSSTYQCPQDEMSESGQSSAAATPSTTGTKSNTPTSSVPSAAVTPLSEGLQPLGDYSGSSKNNKRAREKRNSRNMEVQVTQEMRNVSIGMGSSDEWSDVQDIIDSTPELDMGREPRLDRTGSSPTQGIVNKAFGINTDSLYHELSTAGSEVIGDVDEGADLLGEFSVRDDFFGMGKEVGNLLLENSQLLETKNALNVVKNDLIAKVDQLSGEQEVLKGDLEAARQAKLRLENRIKDLEEELRRVKSEAIIAHREPKEEVEDVSSYLCTELDKIPMAQRRRFTRVEMARVLMERNQYKERLMELQEAVRWTEMIRASREHPSVQEKKKSTIWQFFSRLFSSSSSPPPAKRSYPSVNIHYKSPTTAGFSQRRSHAMCQISAGSRPLEFFPDDDCTSSARREQKREQYRQVREHVRNDDGRLQACGWSLPAKYKQLSPNGGQEDTRMKNVPVPVYCRPLVEKDPTMKLWCAAGVNLSGWKLSDDDPGNGVKPVPGHDPLTCDREVEGETKSNHASPEKKKAKELPEADATSSRVWILTSTLTTSKVVIIDANQPGTVVDQFTVCNAHVLCISSIPAASDGDYPPGEIFLDSDVNPEDSSADGVLAGITLVGCATRCNVPRSNCSSRGDTPVLDKGQGEVAAVANGKVNPSQSTEEATEAMEVPDSGPSEAEAAAVRPGPLTEHVFTDPAPAPPTSTQPDSENGLETDVSGVQPEPEPSGDAAGASSSAAPTMWLGAQNGWLYVHSAVANWKKCLHSIKLKDSVLSLVHVKGRVLVALADGTLAIFHRGEDSQWDLSNYHLMDLGHPHHSIRCMAVVYDRVWCGYKNKVHVIQPKTMQIEKSFDAHPRRESQVRQLAWIGDGVWVSIRLDSTLRLYHAHTHQHLQDVDIEPYVSKMLGTGKLGFSFVRITALLIAGNRLWVGTGNGVVISIPLTETSPSCDFFPLSSMLRPSPPPAVVLHRGQLLGLRANKSSPTSGEGARPGGIIHVYGDDSSDKSASSFIPYCSMAQAQLCFHGHRDAVKFFVSVPGNVLATLNGSVLDSPSESPGPTAPTADTEAQKLKNVLVLSGGEGYIDFRIGDGEDDEPEEGAGDVSQVKPLLSKAERSHIIVWQVSYTPE
- the MAPK8IP3 gene encoding C-Jun-amino-terminal kinase-interacting protein 3 isoform X8 produces the protein MSESGQSSAAATPSTTGTKSNTPTSSVPSAAVTPLSEGLQPLGDYSGSSKNNKRAREKRNSRNMEVQVTQEMRNVSIGMGSSDEWSDVQDIIDSTPELDMGREPRLDRTGSSPTQGIVNKAFGINTDSLYHELSTAGSEVIGDVDEGADLLGEFSVRDDFFGMGKEVGNLLLENSQLLETKNALNVVKNDLIAKVDQLSGEQEVLKGDLEAARQAKLRLENRIKDLEEELRRVKSEAIIAHREPKEEVEDVSSYLCTELDKIPMAQRRRFTRVEMARVLMERNQYKERLMELQEAVRWTEMIRASREHPSVQEKKKSTIWQFFSRLFSSSSSPPPAKRSYPSVNIHYKSPTTAGFSQRRSHAMCQISAGSRPLEFFPDDDCTSSARREQKREQYRQVREHVRNDDGRLQACGWSLPAKYKQLSPNGGQEDTRMKNVPVPVYCRPLVEKDPTMKLWCAAGVNLSGWKLSDDDPGNGVKPVPGHDPLTCDREVEGETKSNHASPEKKKAKELPEADATSSRVWILTSTLTTSKVVIIDANQPGTVVDQFTVCNAHVLCISSIPAASDGDYPPGEIFLDSDVNPEDSSADGVLAGITLVGCATRCNVPRSNCSSRGDTPVLDKGQGEVAAVANGKVNPSQSTEEATEAMEVPDSGPSEAEAAAVRPGPLTEHVFTDPAPAPPTSTQPDSENGLETDVSGVQPEPEPSGDAAGASSSAAPTMWLGAQNGWLYVHSAVANWKKCLHSIKLKDSVLSLVHVKGRVLVALADGTLAIFHRGEDSQWDLSNYHLMDLGHPHHSIRCMAVVYDRVWCGYKNKVHVIQPKTMQIEKSFDAHPRRESQVRQLAWIGDGVWVSIRLDSTLRLYHAHTHQHLQDVDIEPYVSKMLGTGKLGFSFVRITALLIAGNRLWVGTGNGVVISIPLTETSPSCDFFPLSSMLRPSPPPAVVLHRGQLLGLRANKSSPTSGEGARPGGIIHVYGDDSSDKSASSFIPYCSMAQAQLCFHGHRDAVKFFVSVPGNVLATLNGSVLDSPSESPGPTAPTADTEAQKLKNVLVLSGGEGYIDFRIGDGEDDEPEEGAGDVSQVKPLLSKAERSHIIVWQVSYTPE